Proteins encoded by one window of Pseudomonas sp. PSKL.D1:
- the lexA gene encoding transcriptional repressor LexA: MLKLTPRQAEILAFIKRCLEDNGFPPTRAEIAQELGFKSPNAAEEHLKALARKGAIEMTPGASRGIRIPGVEAKPDESGLPIIGRVAAGAPILAEQHIEQSCNINPTFFHPPADYLLRVHGMSMKDVGIFDGDLLAVHTCREARNGQIVVARIGDEVTVKRFKREGSKVWLIAENPEFAPIEVDLKEQELVIEGLSVGVIRR, from the coding sequence ATGTTGAAACTGACGCCACGCCAAGCCGAAATCCTGGCTTTCATCAAACGTTGCCTGGAAGACAACGGCTTCCCGCCAACGCGCGCCGAAATCGCTCAGGAGCTGGGCTTCAAGTCGCCCAACGCCGCCGAGGAGCACCTCAAGGCCCTGGCGCGCAAAGGCGCCATCGAGATGACCCCGGGCGCTTCGCGCGGCATTCGCATCCCGGGCGTCGAAGCCAAGCCTGACGAAAGCGGCCTGCCAATCATTGGCCGGGTTGCAGCGGGTGCGCCGATCCTCGCCGAGCAGCACATCGAGCAATCTTGCAACATCAATCCCACCTTCTTCCACCCTCCTGCCGACTATCTGTTGCGCGTACACGGCATGAGCATGAAGGACGTCGGCATCTTCGACGGCGACCTGCTGGCAGTGCACACCTGCCGCGAGGCCCGCAACGGCCAGATCGTCGTCGCCCGTATCGGTGACGAGGTGACCGTCAAGCGCTTCAAGCGCGAAGGCAGCAAGGTCTGGCTCATCGCCGAAAACCCCGAGTTCGCCCCCATCGAAGTCGACCTGAAAGAACAGGAGCTGGTGATCGAGGGTTTGAGTGTCGGCGTAATTCGCCGCTGA
- the sulA gene encoding SOS-induced cell division inhibitor SulA, whose protein sequence is MQQFTQAHQQVQLPLFEAFLAQPVLPGLKASAQPRKSSQPELFSELSLRGAPEHCQSLLAPVLRELSEEQEARWLTLIAPPASLTQAWLRDAGLNRERILLLQPSGSQSALQLACEALRLGRSHTVVSWLGNVNAAARQQLVRAASTGNAQSLNIRLG, encoded by the coding sequence ATGCAGCAGTTCACCCAAGCACATCAACAGGTTCAGCTTCCGCTGTTCGAAGCTTTCCTCGCCCAGCCGGTACTGCCAGGCCTGAAGGCCAGCGCACAACCGCGCAAGAGCAGCCAGCCGGAGCTGTTCAGCGAACTGTCGCTGCGTGGCGCCCCCGAACATTGCCAAAGCCTGCTGGCCCCAGTGCTGCGCGAGCTGAGCGAAGAGCAAGAGGCCCGCTGGTTAACCCTGATCGCCCCGCCCGCCAGCCTGACACAGGCCTGGCTGCGTGATGCCGGCCTCAACCGCGAACGCATCCTGCTGCTGCAACCCAGCGGCAGCCAGAGCGCCCTGCAACTTGCCTGCGAGGCCTTGCGCCTTGGCCGCAGCCACACCGTGGTGAGCTGGCTGGGCAACGTCAATGCCGCGGCACGCCAACAGCTGGTGCGCGCCGCCAGCACCGGAAATGCACAAAGCCTGAACATCCGCCTCGGCTGA
- a CDS encoding DUF6586 family protein, whose protein sequence is MAQELYTRTNQKLFFAGLALESMAKAEQSQAMNAQGLVQAEREAALFHLYGALLGLCHEIGGFYRLPVVSSVEQALADDALNNIAIPEVAEMLELVRQRETWLAQLVSAYADLFRPPVAKKAPKTDVTQPLIQAVNLDEPEQPALSRQELEAWRNNLKGLVRRFRDALSEC, encoded by the coding sequence ATGGCCCAGGAACTCTACACCCGCACCAACCAGAAACTCTTCTTCGCCGGCCTGGCCCTCGAATCCATGGCCAAAGCCGAACAAAGCCAGGCCATGAACGCCCAGGGCCTGGTCCAGGCCGAGCGCGAGGCAGCACTGTTCCACCTCTACGGCGCGCTGCTGGGCCTGTGCCATGAAATCGGTGGCTTCTATCGCCTGCCCGTGGTGAGTTCAGTTGAGCAAGCCCTCGCCGATGACGCGCTAAACAACATCGCCATCCCCGAAGTGGCCGAAATGCTCGAACTGGTCCGCCAGCGCGAAACCTGGCTGGCGCAACTGGTCAGCGCTTATGCCGATTTGTTCCGACCACCTGTCGCGAAAAAGGCGCCGAAAACCGACGTCACCCAGCCCCTGATTCAAGCCGTCAATCTCGACGAGCCCGAGCAGCCCGCGCTGTCGCGACAAGAGTTGGAAGCCTGGAGAAATAACCTCAAAGGCCTGGTGAGACGTTTCCGTGACGCGTTGAGTGAGTGCTGA